The following are encoded in a window of Mustela nigripes isolate SB6536 chromosome 1, MUSNIG.SB6536, whole genome shotgun sequence genomic DNA:
- the LOC132013936 gene encoding large ribosomal subunit protein eL39-like translates to MSSPKTFRIKRFPAKKQKLNRPIPQWIRTKTGNKIRYNSMRRCWRRTRLGLEGVTYHAMTHLTGTHIYLSCVKIMCSILVTL, encoded by the coding sequence ATGTCTTCTCCCAAGACTTTCAGAATCAAGCGATTCCCAGCCAAGAAACAAAAGCTGAATCGTCCCATTCCCCAGTGGATTCGGACGAAAACTGGTAATAAAATCAGGTACAACTCCATGAGAAGGTGCTGGAGAAGAACCAGGCTGGGTCTAGAAGGCGTCACATATCATGCGATGACACACCTGACTGGCACACATATTTACTTAAGTTGTGTGAAGATCATGTGTTCTATCCTTGTCACTCTGTAA